In one window of Streptomyces sp. NBC_01224 DNA:
- a CDS encoding glutamate-5-semialdehyde dehydrogenase, whose translation MSATVSEVCRQAREASVVLRELDTSVKDRVLRQIAAAVDAAGEELKAANALDLDAAAASGVSATLLDRLRLTDSRIAGMVKAINTIADLPDPVGQVAGGNVRPNGLLVEQVREPLGVVAVVYEARPNVTADVAALCLKSGNAAVLRGSSIAAHTNAAIADVIAGALRGQDEVPQHAVQLIRDTSREAVLELLRAKGDVDLLVPRGGPGLIKTVEDHATVPTVIDGDGNCHVYVDATADLGMATDIVVNAKTSRPSVCNAAETLLVHADLAEVWLPKVLDELDRLGVEIRGDARTREFWPKAEPVQDSDWGTEYLDLVLAVKVVSDFDEALAHINRWGTRNAEAIVARDVDVVRRFARAIDSGSVFVNTSTRFSDGGEFGYGVEIGVSTQKLHARGPMGLESLTCVKNVVWGRGQIRIL comes from the coding sequence ATGTCTGCGACAGTCTCTGAAGTATGCCGTCAGGCACGCGAGGCCTCGGTGGTACTCCGCGAGCTCGACACCTCGGTGAAAGACCGGGTTCTGCGCCAGATAGCAGCTGCTGTGGACGCTGCCGGTGAGGAACTGAAGGCGGCGAACGCACTGGATCTCGATGCGGCTGCCGCATCAGGGGTGTCGGCGACCCTTCTGGACCGCTTGCGCCTCACCGATTCGCGCATCGCCGGCATGGTGAAGGCGATCAATACCATCGCGGACCTGCCCGACCCGGTCGGTCAGGTGGCCGGGGGGAACGTCCGTCCCAACGGGCTGCTGGTGGAACAGGTCCGGGAGCCGCTCGGTGTCGTGGCGGTGGTCTATGAGGCTCGCCCGAACGTGACCGCTGACGTGGCCGCACTGTGTCTGAAGTCCGGGAACGCAGCCGTCCTGCGCGGCTCTTCGATCGCCGCCCACACAAACGCGGCGATCGCGGACGTCATCGCCGGGGCGCTGCGGGGCCAGGACGAGGTGCCGCAGCACGCCGTGCAGCTCATTCGTGACACCTCCCGCGAGGCGGTACTGGAGCTTCTGCGCGCCAAGGGCGACGTCGACCTCCTGGTCCCGCGCGGCGGCCCCGGTCTGATCAAGACCGTCGAGGACCACGCCACCGTCCCGACCGTGATCGACGGCGACGGCAACTGCCATGTGTATGTGGACGCGACCGCGGATCTCGGCATGGCCACCGACATCGTCGTCAACGCCAAGACCTCTCGACCCAGCGTGTGCAACGCGGCCGAGACTCTGCTCGTACATGCAGACCTGGCGGAGGTCTGGCTGCCGAAGGTTCTTGACGAGCTCGACCGGCTCGGCGTCGAAATCCGGGGTGATGCGCGTACCCGCGAGTTCTGGCCGAAGGCCGAACCGGTGCAGGACAGCGACTGGGGCACCGAGTACCTCGACCTTGTTCTGGCAGTCAAGGTCGTGAGCGATTTCGACGAGGCCCTTGCTCATATCAACCGTTGGGGAACGCGCAACGCGGAGGCCATCGTGGCGCGCGATGTCGACGTCGTGCGGCGGTTCGCCCGCGCTATCGACTCCGGCAGTGTCTTCGTCAACACCTCGACGAGGTTCTCGGACGGTGGAGAGTTCGGATACGGGGTCGAGATCGGCGTTTCCACGCAGAAGCTGCACGCCCGTGGACCCATGGGCCTGGAATCGCTTACCTGCGTCAAGAACGTCGTGTGGGGCCGTGGCCAGATCCGAATTCTCTGA
- a CDS encoding pyridoxal phosphate-dependent aminotransferase, which produces MSRPSHASLLDGLSEAPSVRFNNRIYEMKDTGADVITMSLGEAFFDISMPSFDGMPSADIHHYSHSRGVPLLRQKLAKHASVDSGLPVDPDSEILVTAGSKLAIYMALTAVLEQGDEVIIPEPAWVSYPDQVRMCRGVPVMVPWHEGYEAPASYITPRTRAIVVNNPHNPTGRRLGTVELQSLHDLAVKHSLFIIADEAYSEFLPKGERFISADQFDPERDHAIVCKSMSKNYGISGWRIGYLIANRFMIEQINKLQQHIITCAPTILSCYLAENYDMLRETTRPQISRVVDVRNRMAEELAARDIRCLPGDSTFYLFASLGESRLNSEDFATELLSRHKVAVVPGIGYGGTCDRFIRIAVGAEPEERLLRGIDAIASMIAATR; this is translated from the coding sequence ATGTCGCGACCCTCTCATGCAAGCCTGCTTGACGGTTTGTCGGAAGCGCCTTCGGTGAGGTTCAACAACCGCATCTACGAAATGAAGGATACTGGTGCCGACGTCATCACGATGTCCCTCGGTGAGGCGTTCTTCGATATTTCGATGCCGTCCTTCGACGGCATGCCTTCCGCTGACATACACCACTACTCGCATTCGCGCGGCGTACCGCTCCTGCGACAGAAGCTGGCGAAGCATGCATCGGTCGATTCGGGCCTGCCCGTCGACCCTGACAGCGAGATCCTGGTCACCGCAGGATCGAAGTTGGCGATCTACATGGCGTTGACCGCTGTGTTGGAACAGGGCGACGAGGTGATCATTCCGGAGCCGGCCTGGGTGAGCTATCCCGATCAGGTGCGGATGTGCCGAGGAGTGCCCGTCATGGTGCCGTGGCATGAGGGATACGAAGCTCCGGCCTCGTACATCACGCCGCGAACTCGGGCGATCGTCGTCAACAACCCGCACAACCCGACGGGCCGGCGACTCGGTACGGTGGAACTGCAGAGCCTGCACGACCTCGCGGTGAAGCATTCTCTGTTCATCATCGCCGACGAGGCGTACAGCGAGTTCTTGCCCAAGGGTGAGCGATTCATCTCCGCGGATCAATTCGATCCCGAGCGTGATCACGCCATCGTCTGCAAATCCATGTCGAAGAACTATGGGATATCCGGCTGGCGTATCGGCTATCTGATAGCGAATCGGTTCATGATAGAACAGATCAATAAGCTGCAGCAGCACATCATCACCTGTGCCCCGACGATCCTCAGCTGCTATCTCGCGGAGAACTACGACATGCTGCGGGAAACTACCCGTCCGCAAATCAGTCGGGTCGTGGACGTGCGCAACCGAATGGCGGAAGAGCTGGCCGCGCGGGACATTCGTTGCCTCCCCGGTGACAGCACCTTTTACCTGTTCGCGTCACTGGGGGAATCGCGGCTGAACTCGGAGGACTTCGCTACCGAGTTGCTCAGCCGTCACAAGGTGGCCGTCGTTCCCGGCATCGGCTATGGCGGGACCTGCGACCGGTTCATCCGTATCGCGGTGGGCGCAGAGCCTGAAGAGCGTCTCCTGCGCGGAATCGACGCCATCGCCTCGATGATCGCGGCCACAAGGTGA
- a CDS encoding pyrroline-5-carboxylate reductase family protein, giving the protein MGCGRIARAMVCGLIAAGWPPTAIRGVSQTGAGAEELAREYGITACSSLQDAVGDADVVLLAVHPHNTAEVLADIAPLMTGEQVLVSLVASWQTGAVAGALLDVPCVRAVPNVAVAVNSGLTAVCQGPTAGPEQLRTACAVFEPLGRVLTVDESLMESMSAVSGAGPALVARFAEALRSSAEVQGFSAEMASELAAYAVHSTGSLMLKGGLAPDEVVGLVASPGGMTEAALHVLAERGLGDAVHSAVDAAVTLSLGRLRGGPDTA; this is encoded by the coding sequence GTGGGCTGTGGAAGAATCGCCCGCGCTATGGTATGTGGGCTGATCGCGGCCGGCTGGCCCCCGACCGCGATCCGGGGCGTCTCGCAGACGGGTGCGGGTGCCGAAGAGCTCGCGCGGGAGTACGGCATCACCGCCTGTTCTTCGCTCCAGGACGCCGTCGGGGATGCGGACGTGGTGCTGCTCGCCGTGCATCCGCACAACACGGCGGAGGTGCTTGCCGACATCGCTCCCCTCATGACGGGGGAGCAGGTCCTTGTTTCGCTGGTCGCTTCCTGGCAGACCGGGGCCGTCGCCGGCGCGCTGCTGGATGTTCCCTGTGTACGCGCGGTGCCGAATGTGGCAGTGGCGGTGAACAGCGGGCTGACGGCTGTCTGTCAGGGGCCGACGGCCGGGCCGGAACAACTCCGCACCGCGTGTGCGGTCTTCGAGCCTCTGGGACGCGTTCTTACAGTGGACGAATCCCTGATGGAGTCCATGAGTGCGGTCTCCGGGGCAGGCCCCGCACTCGTGGCACGGTTCGCGGAGGCCTTGAGGAGCTCGGCCGAAGTCCAGGGATTCTCTGCGGAAATGGCGAGCGAACTGGCCGCGTACGCGGTGCACAGCACGGGGTCACTCATGCTCAAGGGAGGACTTGCTCCCGACGAGGTCGTGGGTCTGGTCGCCTCGCCCGGCGGAATGACCGAAGCGGCGTTGCATGTGTTGGCGGAGCGGGGCCTGGGGGATGCGGTGCACTCGGCGGTGGACGCCGCGGTGACGCTGTCTCTCGGGCGTCTCAGAGGAGGACCCGACACCGCCTGA
- a CDS encoding MFS transporter, which yields MTRTESMPPRSPADKEETRLGGLLRQRDFRLLWMGETTSKLGSAVGEMALPLVAVVTLHVDTFTVGLLTAMAWLPWLLFGLLAGAWIDRVDARAVMILSNGASMLLFLSVPVAAWIDILTVGQLLVVAFLGGTASVCFTTAYRTYLPSLVRKQDLLEANAKLQGSEAAAQVAGPGLGGVVAQAFGAVSGILIDSLTFLFSALCIRGIQPTERRPSKNSRSNLRQEIAAGVRFVLRDPYLRTLMTFGAVSNIALNGFQSLYVVFLVRTVGVDSDAVGVLFGILGVGGVCGALMARRFAARVGTARGMLLCQLCAAPFALLIPMTGPGYELLFMGVGGYCIGVGVVGSGVISVSFRQSYIPSEFLGRVTASMAMINYGAIPIGAVLGGFLGAALGIRNTMWIMTLAFVLACLILVASPIRRLRDFPSAPAAPVRPDVSR from the coding sequence TTGACCCGCACTGAATCGATGCCTCCCCGATCTCCTGCAGACAAGGAAGAGACGCGACTGGGTGGTTTGCTGCGGCAGCGCGATTTCCGGCTGCTCTGGATGGGGGAGACCACCAGCAAGCTCGGCAGCGCCGTGGGCGAAATGGCACTGCCTCTTGTGGCGGTCGTCACCCTTCACGTCGACACGTTCACCGTCGGTCTGCTCACAGCGATGGCCTGGTTGCCCTGGCTCCTGTTCGGGCTCCTCGCCGGGGCCTGGATCGATCGCGTGGACGCCCGCGCTGTCATGATTCTGTCCAATGGCGCGTCGATGCTGCTGTTTCTGAGCGTGCCCGTTGCCGCCTGGATCGACATCCTGACGGTCGGCCAGCTTCTCGTGGTCGCCTTCCTGGGCGGCACGGCTTCCGTGTGTTTCACCACCGCGTACCGGACCTACCTCCCGTCACTCGTTCGCAAGCAGGATCTCCTGGAAGCGAACGCCAAACTCCAGGGAAGCGAAGCAGCGGCGCAGGTGGCCGGTCCTGGCCTCGGCGGCGTGGTGGCTCAGGCCTTCGGAGCTGTGTCCGGCATACTGATCGACTCCCTGACCTTCCTGTTCTCGGCGCTGTGCATACGTGGCATTCAGCCGACCGAGCGCCGCCCGAGCAAGAATTCTCGAAGCAACCTTCGGCAGGAGATCGCTGCCGGCGTCCGCTTCGTATTGCGAGACCCGTATCTGCGAACCCTGATGACGTTCGGCGCGGTGTCAAACATCGCACTCAATGGATTCCAGTCGCTCTACGTCGTATTCCTGGTCCGCACTGTCGGTGTCGATTCCGATGCCGTGGGTGTCCTGTTCGGCATCCTTGGCGTCGGCGGGGTCTGCGGTGCGTTGATGGCGCGCCGATTCGCTGCCCGCGTCGGGACGGCTCGTGGCATGCTCCTGTGTCAGCTCTGCGCTGCACCGTTCGCCTTGCTGATCCCGATGACCGGTCCCGGGTATGAGCTGCTGTTCATGGGCGTCGGCGGCTACTGCATCGGCGTCGGTGTCGTCGGGTCCGGTGTCATATCCGTCAGTTTTCGACAGAGTTACATCCCCTCGGAGTTCCTCGGGCGGGTCACTGCGAGCATGGCGATGATCAATTACGGAGCGATTCCGATCGGTGCCGTACTCGGAGGATTCCTCGGGGCGGCACTTGGTATCCGCAACACGATGTGGATCATGACGCTGGCTTTCGTGCTGGCTTGCCTGATTCTGGTGGCGAGTCCGATACGGCGCCTCCGCGACTTCCCGTCGGCCCCGGCCGCACCTGTTCGGCCTGATGTCTCACGCTGA
- a CDS encoding thioesterase domain-containing protein, which produces MVPAAFLATGALPMTPSGKLNRSALPAPQFAVDRDGRGPRTARERFLCSLFAEVLGLESVGIDDDFFNLGGHSLLAARLVSRLRTTLRPDVGMRLLFQAPTVAELSERLNSSSQGEVFPTLLPLRSVGSAPPLFCVHPAAGISWVYSGLLQHLVPHQPVYGLQARTLRTFDEALPTSAVEMVREYIDEIRSVQPTGPYHLLGWSFGGLVAHDIAARLQADGQEVASLTLLDAYPDDSGEVPALKYDDPELLTMVVASLGDSGTAGLVSDFGDVGIRAIARTFADNVNTQHTLPTRVFSGDMLLFVASATGREEFSTPDLWKPFVSGRINVHEIDATHGAMTGQAALATIGPLLSEWLGNASAQDGADH; this is translated from the coding sequence ATGGTGCCCGCCGCCTTCCTGGCGACAGGAGCTCTGCCCATGACACCCAGTGGAAAGCTGAACCGCAGTGCCCTGCCGGCACCGCAGTTCGCGGTGGACCGGGACGGGCGCGGCCCGCGGACGGCGCGGGAGAGATTTCTGTGCAGCCTGTTCGCAGAGGTTCTGGGCCTCGAAAGTGTCGGTATTGACGACGACTTCTTCAACCTCGGCGGCCATTCGCTGCTTGCGGCACGTCTGGTGAGCCGGCTTCGTACGACGCTTCGACCCGACGTCGGCATGCGGCTGCTGTTCCAGGCGCCGACGGTCGCCGAGCTCTCCGAGCGCTTGAACTCCAGCTCTCAGGGTGAGGTGTTCCCGACACTGCTGCCTCTGCGGTCCGTGGGCTCGGCCCCACCCCTCTTCTGTGTTCACCCGGCAGCGGGTATCAGCTGGGTCTACTCGGGGCTGTTGCAGCATCTGGTCCCCCACCAGCCGGTCTACGGTCTGCAGGCCCGGACGTTGAGAACCTTCGACGAGGCTTTGCCGACGAGTGCCGTGGAAATGGTGCGCGAGTACATCGACGAAATACGTTCGGTTCAGCCAACGGGTCCTTACCATCTGCTCGGTTGGTCCTTCGGCGGACTGGTCGCACACGACATCGCCGCGAGGCTGCAGGCCGACGGGCAGGAGGTCGCAAGCCTGACGCTGCTCGACGCCTACCCGGACGACAGCGGCGAGGTACCGGCCTTGAAATACGACGACCCGGAGTTGCTGACCATGGTGGTGGCCTCGCTGGGGGATTCCGGGACCGCCGGCCTGGTCTCCGACTTCGGGGACGTGGGCATCCGGGCGATCGCCCGAACGTTCGCGGACAACGTCAATACCCAACACACCCTTCCCACACGGGTCTTCAGCGGCGACATGCTCTTGTTCGTCGCGTCGGCGACCGGACGTGAAGAGTTCAGCACGCCTGATCTGTGGAAGCCGTTCGTGTCCGGGCGCATCAACGTCCACGAGATCGACGCGACGCACGGGGCGATGACCGGACAAGCCGCATTGGCCACCATCGGGCCGCTGCTTTCGGAGTGGTTGGGCAACGCGAGCGCACAGGACGGTGCAGACCATTGA
- the proB gene encoding glutamate 5-kinase, producing the protein MDQRAPIVIKIGTSSLISAGRIDQSRMVELSDTLAALHAAGHRIVLVASGAIALGNARLRSGAESDPVRRQLAAALGQNALFDALRRTLESAALTAAQFLLTPVDLTDDAHRDSVRGALQLALDEGVIPLVNENDAVMVRNNDVLAALLGTVLNAQRVVILTDVPGLHDSNPHSNDDARLIPVISEMSAEIERLAGVSVSAAGTGGMLSKLCAAWISSLSGVEVVIASASEPNAVVRAVNGDSVGTLVRPRERNKQQDIGRLWRAFSTPPAGQLMCDSGAEQVVRQEGSLLGRHVVNVEGEIRPGDIANVLLPDGRLVARGRSRLGFSSSRSAISTDTSVLQKCDYVSFLED; encoded by the coding sequence ATGGATCAGAGGGCGCCCATCGTCATCAAGATCGGTACGTCATCGCTGATCTCGGCCGGCCGAATCGATCAGTCGAGGATGGTCGAACTGTCGGACACCCTTGCCGCATTGCACGCCGCAGGGCACAGGATCGTGCTGGTGGCATCCGGGGCCATCGCACTCGGGAACGCGCGGTTGCGGTCCGGGGCGGAGTCGGACCCGGTACGCCGGCAACTGGCCGCGGCTCTCGGGCAGAACGCTCTCTTCGATGCGCTTCGGCGCACCCTGGAGAGTGCTGCACTCACGGCAGCACAGTTTCTGCTCACGCCGGTCGACCTCACTGACGATGCACACCGCGACAGCGTGCGTGGTGCACTCCAGCTCGCGCTGGACGAAGGGGTGATACCCCTGGTGAACGAGAACGACGCCGTGATGGTTCGGAACAACGATGTTCTCGCGGCACTGCTCGGAACGGTTCTCAACGCGCAGCGAGTGGTGATCCTCACCGATGTGCCCGGTCTTCACGACTCGAATCCGCACAGCAACGACGACGCGCGTCTCATCCCTGTCATCAGTGAGATGAGTGCCGAGATCGAGCGGCTTGCCGGAGTCTCTGTGAGCGCCGCGGGAACCGGCGGCATGCTCAGCAAACTGTGCGCCGCATGGATCAGCAGTCTGTCCGGCGTCGAGGTCGTCATCGCCAGCGCCTCCGAACCGAACGCGGTCGTGCGGGCGGTGAACGGGGACAGCGTGGGAACGCTCGTCCGCCCACGTGAGCGCAACAAGCAGCAGGACATCGGGAGGCTCTGGCGCGCATTCTCCACCCCGCCTGCCGGCCAATTGATGTGCGACAGCGGAGCCGAGCAGGTCGTGAGGCAGGAGGGATCGCTGCTCGGTCGGCATGTGGTGAACGTCGAAGGGGAGATCAGGCCCGGCGACATCGCGAATGTGCTCCTTCCCGACGGCCGGCTGGTGGCACGGGGGCGAAGCCGTCTTGGATTCTCTTCCTCGCGATCGGCGATCTCTACCGACACAAGTGTTCTTCAAAAGTGTGACTACGTAAGTTTTCTGGAGGATTGA